A single region of the Mechercharimyces sp. CAU 1602 genome encodes:
- a CDS encoding polysaccharide deacetylase family protein, translated as MEPRIRKVWVVIFVAMITGALLQSTPMTEYAFSLQESQATLAPLLDPLKKRIEEEKEKRREEPIEARVDRVWGLIPGYNGIEVDVERTVEETKKLSDTEKIAWQYREIKTKKSLDEWGAHPIYRGNEAKPLAALMINVAWGTEHLPEMLSILRQHEVKATFFLDGSWLAKNPNEAKKLIAEGHEVGNHGYSHPLMSRISAGQVRQEIAKTEELISQHLGLSSKWFAPPAGDYNQRVVDVAHQLELATVLWTVDTIDWRKNTTPAQVVARMGKAENGSLVLMHPTRPTVEALAEGITAIEDKGIGLDTVSDVLSAERVK; from the coding sequence GTGGAGCCACGGATTCGAAAAGTATGGGTTGTTATATTCGTAGCCATGATCACGGGTGCGCTCCTTCAATCTACACCGATGACGGAATATGCTTTTTCTCTACAAGAATCGCAAGCTACACTAGCACCTCTATTAGATCCATTGAAGAAACGGATCGAGGAGGAAAAAGAGAAGAGGCGAGAGGAACCTATCGAGGCACGTGTGGATAGAGTATGGGGGTTGATCCCCGGTTATAATGGGATCGAGGTGGATGTAGAACGAACGGTAGAGGAAACAAAGAAATTGTCGGATACCGAAAAGATCGCATGGCAATATCGGGAAATTAAAACGAAAAAATCCTTAGATGAATGGGGTGCTCATCCCATTTATCGGGGCAATGAAGCAAAGCCATTAGCGGCATTAATGATTAATGTTGCTTGGGGAACTGAGCATCTACCCGAGATGTTATCTATTCTGCGTCAGCATGAGGTGAAGGCAACCTTTTTTCTGGATGGATCCTGGCTAGCCAAAAACCCCAACGAAGCGAAGAAATTGATAGCAGAGGGACATGAGGTGGGCAATCATGGTTATTCTCATCCGCTGATGAGTCGAATAAGCGCTGGACAGGTGAGGCAAGAGATTGCCAAGACGGAGGAATTAATCTCTCAACATCTCGGGCTTTCATCTAAGTGGTTTGCCCCACCTGCGGGAGATTACAATCAACGTGTAGTGGATGTTGCCCATCAGTTAGAATTGGCTACAGTGTTATGGACGGTGGATACCATCGATTGGAGAAAAAATACAACCCCAGCGCAGGTTGTTGCTCGCATGGGCAAAGCAGAAAACGGATCACTTGTTTTGATGCACCCGACCAGGCCGACCGTGGAGGCATTAGCTGAAGGTATTACAGCCATTGAAGATAAAGGCATTGGGCTGGATACGGTCAGCGATGTTCTTTCAGCAGAACGAGTAAAATAG